In one Neobacillus sp. WH10 genomic region, the following are encoded:
- a CDS encoding Cof-type HAD-IIB family hydrolase: MKKKQMIFFDIDGTLLNEEKKLPESTKKAINRLKELGHEVAIATGRAPFMFKELLAELGIHSFVSFNGSYVVYKGKPIYQNPLDQEELYLLTQFSNSIKNPIIYENHEKMYANKESHPHIEEGIGSLKIKDKPIFDPHYYQGKEIYQSLLFCNAVEQASYQEKFKKFDFVRWHEHAVDVLPAGGSKAKGIEALINYLNIPIDQVYAFGDGLNDIEMLSFVNNSIAMGNAVDQVKDVAKFVTNHVDEDGILRGLELVGLLDEEAV, encoded by the coding sequence ATGAAGAAAAAACAGATGATTTTTTTTGATATAGACGGAACCCTTTTGAATGAGGAGAAAAAATTGCCTGAGTCTACCAAAAAGGCGATAAATAGATTAAAAGAGCTAGGTCATGAGGTGGCCATTGCGACCGGCCGCGCACCATTTATGTTTAAAGAGCTGCTGGCTGAGCTTGGCATTCATTCTTTTGTTAGTTTTAATGGCTCATATGTAGTCTACAAAGGAAAACCGATTTATCAAAATCCGCTTGATCAAGAGGAACTCTACCTCCTAACACAATTTTCCAACAGCATAAAAAACCCCATCATTTATGAAAACCATGAAAAGATGTATGCGAATAAGGAGTCCCATCCACACATTGAGGAAGGGATTGGTTCCTTAAAAATAAAAGATAAGCCGATTTTTGATCCCCACTATTATCAAGGAAAGGAAATCTATCAATCATTGCTTTTTTGTAATGCTGTAGAGCAAGCTTCGTATCAGGAGAAATTTAAGAAATTTGATTTTGTCAGATGGCATGAACATGCAGTGGATGTATTGCCTGCTGGCGGTTCAAAAGCAAAAGGAATAGAAGCTTTAATCAACTATTTAAACATCCCAATAGATCAGGTCTATGCCTTTGGTGACGGACTGAACGATATCGAAATGCTATCGTTTGTCAATAACAGCATTGCCATGGGTAACGCTGTCGATCAAGTGAAGGATGTTGCCAAATTCGTAACGAACCATGTTGATGAGGACGGGATTTTAAGAGGATTAGAATTAGTGGGTTTATTGGACGAGGAAGCCGTTTAA
- the galE gene encoding UDP-glucose 4-epimerase GalE: protein MILVVGGAGYIGSHLVKELVEKEDVVVLDNLSTGHRSAVDNRAIFVKGDLGNEEDLQMVFRSYPIKAVMHFAACSLVGESVIDPLKYYQNNVASTLTLLKVMLKFKVKNFIFSSTAATYGIPDVALIDESSATTPINPYGQSKLMVEQILSDLSTSDGLKYVILRYFNAAGAHESAEIGESHDPETHLIPIVLQQLLGLREKVSVFGSDYDTPDGTCIRDYIHVTDLASAHILALKALLTGKKSAEIYNLGNGLGYSVKEVIETCERVTGVKANIEMADRRQGDPARLVASSNKIFSELGWKAERNLEKIIADAWKWHQNQKY from the coding sequence ATGATTCTCGTCGTTGGCGGAGCTGGTTACATTGGTAGCCATCTTGTAAAGGAATTAGTTGAAAAAGAAGATGTTGTCGTACTTGATAACTTGTCGACGGGACACCGCTCGGCCGTTGATAACCGGGCTATCTTTGTAAAAGGGGACCTCGGCAATGAAGAAGATCTTCAAATGGTTTTTAGAAGTTATCCAATTAAAGCCGTTATGCACTTTGCTGCCTGTAGTTTAGTAGGGGAGTCTGTTATTGATCCTTTGAAATATTATCAAAACAATGTAGCTTCCACTTTAACACTATTAAAAGTGATGTTGAAATTTAAGGTAAAAAACTTTATTTTCTCATCTACTGCAGCTACATATGGAATTCCTGATGTTGCGCTGATTGATGAATCAAGTGCCACTACCCCGATTAATCCTTATGGTCAATCAAAACTAATGGTTGAGCAGATTCTCTCTGACCTTTCTACATCTGATGGGCTGAAATATGTGATATTGCGTTATTTTAATGCAGCAGGAGCCCATGAATCCGCTGAAATTGGTGAAAGCCATGACCCGGAAACTCATTTAATCCCAATAGTCCTTCAGCAATTACTAGGTCTGCGGGAAAAAGTCTCTGTTTTTGGATCTGATTATGATACTCCGGACGGTACTTGTATCCGTGATTATATTCATGTGACGGACTTAGCGAGCGCCCATATCCTTGCACTTAAGGCCCTGTTAACAGGAAAGAAGTCGGCTGAGATTTATAATCTCGGTAACGGACTTGGCTATTCTGTTAAGGAAGTTATTGAAACATGTGAAAGAGTCACAGGAGTGAAGGCGAACATAGAAATGGCCGACCGCCGCCAAGGGGATCCGGCAAGACTTGTAGCATCCTCTAATAAGATTTTCTCCGAATTAGGCTGGAAAGCTGAGCGAAATTTAGAGAAAATTATTGCCGATGCCTGGAAGTGGCACCAGAATCAAAAATATTAA
- a CDS encoding N-acetylmuramoyl-L-alanine amidase → MKLYLDPGHGGSDPGAQGNGLNEKDLTLDIALKIRFILTNSYENIEVMMSRTTDVSKSLSQRTNEANNWGADYYLAIHINAADGSAQGYEDYIYSKLSDSSTTAIYQGIIHGEVIKMNQLKDRGRKKANFHVLRESAMPAFLSENGFIDNTHDAALLKQASWRQNVAQGHANGIAIAFNLKSKPPVPTDPGTGTLYKVIAGSFQSRENADERVAYLQSKRIDAFVNPTTISGKTWYRVQAGAYSNRANAEKRLEEVKKAGIADPFLVAEH, encoded by the coding sequence ATGAAGCTTTATTTAGACCCCGGACACGGTGGCTCAGACCCCGGTGCCCAGGGCAATGGATTAAATGAAAAGGATCTTACGCTAGATATTGCGCTTAAAATACGCTTCATCTTAACCAATAGTTATGAAAATATTGAAGTTATGATGAGCCGTACCACTGATGTCAGTAAAAGCCTAAGCCAGCGAACAAACGAAGCAAATAACTGGGGCGCTGATTATTATTTGGCTATTCATATCAATGCCGCTGACGGTTCTGCCCAAGGATATGAAGACTATATATATAGTAAACTTTCGGACTCATCCACGACAGCAATATACCAGGGGATTATCCATGGAGAAGTAATAAAGATGAATCAGTTGAAAGACCGCGGCCGGAAAAAGGCTAATTTTCACGTTTTACGCGAATCAGCCATGCCAGCATTTCTATCAGAAAATGGCTTTATCGACAACACCCATGATGCCGCCTTATTAAAACAAGCATCTTGGCGTCAAAACGTGGCCCAAGGTCATGCAAACGGTATTGCCATCGCCTTTAATCTAAAAAGCAAACCGCCGGTACCAACAGATCCAGGTACAGGAACACTTTACAAAGTAATTGCAGGATCATTCCAATCAAGAGAAAATGCTGATGAGCGTGTTGCTTATTTGCAGTCAAAAAGAATCGATGCATTTGTAAATCCTACAACAATTTCAGGTAAAACCTGGTACCGCGTACAAGCTGGAGCATATTCAAACCGTGCTAATGCCGAAAAACGTTTAGAAGAGGTAAAAAAGGCTGGCATTGCAGATCCTTTTCTTGTTGCCGAACATTGA
- a CDS encoding NCS2 family permease — translation MFKLKENQTNIKTELLAGITTFFTMVYIVVVNPVILADAGVPFEQVFSATIIAALVGTLWMALCANYPIAIAPGMGLNAYFAYSVVGGHQGISYQTAFAAVFIAGIIFVILSLTPFREKLIEAIPENLKHGITAGIGLFIAFIGLRQTKIITAHPTNLVGLGDLHSPSAILAIVGLAVTLILMVLRVNGALFFGMIITGIIAYFTGQLSFDKGIMSLPSLPEGLIVANPITALTDVVQHSLYAVVFSFILVTIFDTTGTMIGVANQAGLMKGDKLPRARKALLSDSLATAVGAMFGTSPTTAFIESTSGVAAGGRTGLTSLTVAVLFIVSAFFGPLVSAVSGIAAITAPALIIVGSLMMGSIAKIHWDELDEAFPAFLTVLSMPLTSSISTGIALGFISFPLLKITKGKWREVHPLLYVFAVLFFIQLAFFQH, via the coding sequence ATGTTTAAACTGAAAGAGAATCAAACGAATATAAAAACGGAATTATTGGCAGGAATAACGACCTTTTTTACCATGGTTTATATCGTCGTGGTAAACCCAGTCATTCTCGCTGATGCCGGTGTTCCATTCGAACAAGTCTTTTCAGCAACCATCATCGCCGCTTTGGTCGGTACACTTTGGATGGCGCTTTGCGCAAATTACCCGATAGCCATCGCGCCGGGTATGGGACTGAACGCCTACTTTGCCTATTCTGTCGTTGGCGGCCACCAAGGTATTAGCTACCAAACTGCATTTGCTGCCGTCTTCATCGCAGGTATTATTTTTGTCATCTTATCTTTAACCCCTTTTAGGGAAAAATTAATTGAAGCCATCCCAGAAAACCTTAAGCACGGAATTACCGCAGGAATCGGATTATTTATCGCTTTTATCGGACTGCGTCAAACAAAAATTATCACTGCACATCCGACCAATCTTGTCGGTTTGGGTGACCTTCATTCCCCATCAGCGATTTTAGCGATTGTCGGGCTTGCTGTCACACTGATTTTAATGGTACTTAGGGTCAACGGTGCATTATTTTTCGGAATGATCATTACAGGGATAATCGCTTATTTTACCGGCCAGTTGTCTTTTGACAAAGGGATTATGTCACTTCCTTCTCTTCCTGAGGGGCTGATTGTTGCGAATCCAATTACAGCACTGACTGACGTGGTTCAGCACAGCCTTTATGCCGTTGTGTTTTCCTTTATTCTTGTAACCATTTTTGACACGACTGGTACCATGATTGGGGTAGCAAACCAGGCAGGATTAATGAAAGGAGACAAATTGCCCCGTGCCCGTAAGGCATTACTCTCTGATTCACTTGCAACAGCGGTCGGCGCCATGTTTGGGACAAGCCCAACAACGGCCTTTATTGAATCAACTTCAGGCGTCGCTGCCGGCGGCCGGACTGGCTTAACCTCCTTAACGGTGGCAGTTTTGTTTATCGTATCAGCTTTCTTCGGGCCGCTCGTTAGCGCTGTTTCCGGAATTGCCGCGATTACAGCACCTGCTTTGATCATTGTCGGCAGCCTGATGATGGGTAGTATCGCCAAAATCCATTGGGACGAGCTTGATGAAGCCTTCCCAGCATTCTTAACCGTACTAAGTATGCCGCTTACCTCGAGTATTTCAACGGGAATCGCACTGGGATTTATCAGCTTCCCGCTATTAAAAATCACAAAAGGCAAATGGCGTGAGGTTCATCCACTCCTATATGTGTTCGCGGTATTATTCTTTATTCAACTAGCATTTTTTCAGCATTAA
- a CDS encoding MupG family TIM beta-alpha barrel fold protein, which translates to MIGISFYLNDQLAESRIALAGKMGVKRAFTSLHIPEESGDLASRAKKLLQMAKEVGVEVYADVSARTPAHLGLDNLQALKSLGVIGLRLDDFFSHETILNLAKDFKLALNASILFEDDLRALIEGGLTAGQLLAWHNFYPRSETGLAESFFRSQNELFKRYGIPVSAYIPGDGEKRGPLFEGLPTLESHRTIDPFMAALELFRAGVEDVYIGDPEVSVSLLEKLIEFDRHLRVSIRIEGFQEGEFRLRPDFSRDVFRLMDTRSADAVVPENTGQRPVGTITRDNDRYGRYRGEVQITLQDLPADERVNVIGKVVEDDLPLLTLLQPGQIVKLIWV; encoded by the coding sequence TTGATTGGTATTTCCTTCTACTTAAATGATCAGCTAGCAGAGTCTCGGATTGCTCTTGCAGGGAAAATGGGTGTGAAGCGGGCGTTTACCTCGCTTCACATTCCTGAGGAGTCCGGGGATTTAGCCAGCCGCGCGAAAAAACTGCTCCAAATGGCAAAGGAAGTTGGAGTAGAGGTTTATGCGGATGTTTCGGCACGAACACCTGCACATCTGGGATTGGATAACTTACAAGCATTAAAGTCTTTAGGGGTTATCGGTTTGCGGTTGGATGACTTTTTTTCGCATGAGACGATTTTGAACTTGGCTAAGGATTTCAAGCTTGCACTGAATGCCAGCATTTTATTTGAGGATGATTTACGTGCCCTGATTGAGGGAGGATTAACAGCTGGCCAGCTGCTGGCCTGGCATAATTTCTATCCTCGGAGTGAAACTGGATTAGCTGAATCGTTTTTTCGCTCACAAAATGAACTTTTTAAACGATATGGAATTCCGGTTAGTGCTTATATTCCAGGAGACGGTGAGAAACGCGGACCGTTGTTTGAAGGGCTGCCAACGCTGGAGAGCCATCGGACGATTGATCCATTTATGGCGGCGCTTGAATTGTTTCGAGCGGGTGTCGAGGATGTGTATATCGGCGATCCGGAAGTAAGTGTTAGCCTCTTAGAAAAACTAATTGAATTTGACCGTCATCTTCGGGTTTCGATTCGAATCGAAGGGTTTCAAGAAGGAGAGTTCCGTCTCCGTCCCGATTTTTCCCGTGACGTTTTCCGATTAATGGATACGAGAAGTGCTGATGCAGTAGTTCCCGAGAACACGGGACAGCGTCCAGTGGGCACGATTACGAGGGATAATGACCGTTATGGACGGTATCGCGGGGAGGTCCAGATCACGTTGCAAGACCTGCCTGCTGATGAGCGAGTCAATGTGATCGGAAAAGTTGTGGAAGACGATTTACCGCTTCTTACCTTGCTCCAGCCAGGTCAAATAGTAAAATTAATATGGGTCTAA